DNA sequence from the Penicillium psychrofluorescens genome assembly, chromosome: 3 genome:
CTGAGAGTTACTGTAAAAAAGAGACATTAGAATTTGGAAGACTCCATGAGCATCATGCGAGAAATCCTAGAAATTATGGGAACAAGTTTCATTTTTCTAATGCAGGGCGTTCAAATTTCGCAATCGTGAGTCCTGTCAGCAGTCCTGTCAGCAGAACCAATTCTCGAAGATTAGCAGTCTCAATGTCATTCGCCTCCTTCAACCCATTGACAAAGACAAGGCCTTGTCGATTCATAATAGCAATGACGGGAGCTACAAGCTCAGAAGAGTCCCAGTGCCGTTTCCTGTGACAGTCCGGGTTGATTCGGCAGAGACGCGTGTCCTGGTCCATAGTGAACGGCACATCCGCCGGGGCTTCTCCATATCTCGACTTCCAGTCGCTAAAACACTCCCATAGGAGCGTCTTACGGCACACCTTTGGGAAATCTCGATCGTGCATGCGCTCTTGCACGCGCTGGAACTGGTAATATGACTGGTTGATTTCGTCAAATCGCCAGCGTTCGCTGTTGGCCAGGGTTATCCACCCTCGATATCGGATGCAACACTTGCAACTTAGGAACCCGGGGTAGTCAACGTCAATACCACCGACGACGTTCTCTGTTTCGAATGGAATTGACCCAGTATCTCTGGCCTTTAGGGATGCTGTATCGTCTTCGTAGCTAGTCACAATAAGGTCGTTGCAGCTCAGCTTATACGACTTCGAGTTTGGCTGTGGTAGCGAGATTCCAAAGTATGCGGGACTCCAAATGTTATATATCGGGAACATAGTGCCTTCCTTCCAGGAGGAACCTTGGTTTATTTGGAAGCACAGCTTGGGCTCGGTCGAGAATAGGCACCAGTTGCCTGTGTTGATAGCCCAGGGTTCAGCGCGACTAATTCGGAACACATCCGTGCAAATGGGTTTTGATGACTCTGGGGAAGCTTCATGATCAGCACTAGAGGCGTGGAATATTAGATATAATGCCTAGAACTTTCTGGAGATCAGAGAAAGTCTTACTCAAAGGCGACCTTATCATCCGGAGGACTACCCATCATGAGTGAGTGGTCGGATTAAAAACACGAATTGAGTAGTTGGGCCGTAACCAGACGAAGACACGTATGTACATTCAATAGAAGTAAACATGAGAGAAAGGGCAAGTTACTAGCACAACCTAGCTTTAATAACATCAGTAAATGAGGGGTGACCTGTTGCTCAAGGCTCCTGCCCGTGAGGGGGCTATTTTTGGCCACGCCGTCAAGCCTCATGCGATCATGTGGCCGGCCAATCGGTGTGTAAAATTTCATGAGGCAGCAATTTCAAATAAGCGAGGCGGTTGGACCCTCGCGTTGTCGCTACGCCGGGAACCCAATCGTATTTCCACTATGTGGGTCTGATTTGGACTGTCACTGACATTTATTATTGATTTGGATTTATCTGAATTGTAGTAGGGGTAATAATCGAAGTACCCGCATTGTAACGTACCAATACCTGCCCTTCAGCTAGAGACTATTGCACGCTCTCGGCTGCCCAGGTGGGAGAAATTCTACAGCATAGGAAGAATCTTCATTCGGGACCTCAAGCAGCGGATTATGTACCAGTTGAGGACTTTGGTTTTAAGGAGATATTGGTAttgaaggaagagaagtGTAGAAAATTGAAGCTGCTTTTGCAATTAATTCGTATAAAATTCTAAATAGATAAGAAGAGTGTAGAAAAGTAACGCTTGTTTTGCACTTCGAAGACAGGTAGTAAAGAATATTCACCCGTGGCCCGTTCGCCTGGGCTCACACGCTCAACCAAAAATCTTCTGCGACATAACCTTCATAAACGACTGCAAGGTGTATCTTTCATGCACAGGCGGCTGTCCATTCAACCGCGCCTGAACATTGTCCCAGACCTGATTAAGATCCGGGCGGTCCTTAGCGCCACCAAGATTCATCAACCCAGGCACAATGGCCCAATCGAACAGCACTGTCCCATCATTCTTCATTACTAGAACGGCCGGCTGTGCCATGCCGTGTTCGTATCCTGACTTCGACGAGATAGCAACATCGAGATTTCCCCGTTGTTTCAGCTCCGCTGCGATCTTGTTCCTCGGATCCGCGATTACTTCGCCAGTGTAGCCTGAAGCTTTGACCATCTCTGGAAGGTGTTGCTCGGGCTCTGCGGTAATAGCGAGGACTTTGCCCCCCGCGACACTGATTGGAAGGGAAATTGATTGCAGGGTTTTCAAATAAGAGATACAGAAAGGACACCAGTGGCCGCGGTAGACTGAGAAATAACGTTAGCATGAGCCCCTACTGGAGAGGACAACCAACACGTACAAACGACGAACAGGAACTTATTTTCCTTGAAATATGCGTCATATCGTGAAAGAGGGTCTGACATGTTGTTTGGCATTGTCGGACGTTTGGGTAGGAGGCGGAATTAAGCGCGGGCAAGCGTCGTCTTAGCACAAACTTCGCGTTTCTTGATTAGATGTCTAGCCACTGGAGATCTTCACACTGCTAAGGCACGCGGATACCTCTGACAGATCAATCGAAGGCCTAGTTGACGGAACACAAGGTTAACGGAATCCGGCAAAGACTATCTTGCCGTGCAAATGAGATTCAATAACATTGGTCAGAAGCTCATATTACGAGCCGGCATTGCACATCCCTTTATATAGCGACGAAAAAGCTCGGACGAGTTAGACCTAGCTCGGATTAATTCGGTCGAATCTGTCATCGATCGAAGTCCTTGCGCCCCATGATCGTTGACGGCTCAGTCGGACCCAGTCGGACGAACTCGCACGAACTCGGATGGACTCGTATGGACTGTTTACAAGTCCACTGGTCCTGTCAGAATATAAAACGTGGGGGTACTCGGGCATTCGAACTCTTCCATTAGCGAACCCAGTTTTCCAATCTTGACACTTTACATATCACTCGAGTGTACCCTCAAACCTCAGCCAAAATGAGCCTCAATACCGAACTCGCCGCAATGCGCGACAAATTCTACACCAACGCGCCACAGTCTATCACTGATCCCATCAAGGAATCACTTGAGAGCCTGAAGGCCGCGTATAATCCAGGTTTGTATCACCTCCTCGTTCCGCTCTAGGTATTTGTGTAGGAGGAAGTTTTGACGTGAATATTTGGCCTAGGAACCGCCATCCAAGTTGGTGCTGCCCTCCCGGACTTCACCTTGACGGACGCCCTTGGCAGGGCTGTTTCCAGCAAGTCTCTCCTCGCCAATGgccccatcctcatcacctTCTACCGTGGCGAGTGGTGCCCCTTCTGCAACATGCAGCTCGCATCTTTCCAGAAGCACCTGGCTGAATTCGAAGCCAAAGGCGTTTCCCTCGTGGCCGTTACGCCCGAGCTACCCAACGAGACACTATCCACGACAGAGAAGCAAGGCCTTAAGTTCACTGTGCTCTCTGATGTAGGCAATCAGTACGCACGGAAGCTAGGTATTGTGTGGAAGATGCCTGAAACCTTGAGGCCGGTCTTTAAGACTCTGCGACACGATCTTGTTAAGACCAATGGCGATGATTCTTTCGAGTTGCCTATACCAGCGTCGTTATTGGTGGATGGAAAAGGTGTGGTGCGAAAGACTTTTGTGGATCCGGATTATACCAAGAGACTTGAACCTGAGACAGCTCTGGGGTGGATAGATACTCTGTAAACCAAGGTAGCTATCCTCCACCGTGAAAAAAGTGTTTGTTCTGCAGCTAGTGCCTTTAAATAATATCTTCACACGGCGACACAAATGATACAAACGAATGGTTTCTAGTGAGCTGCCCCTGTGTCAAGtaatcttttttttctcgtcATACGCAGGTTTCGGCGAGCTGTAGATAGCCAAATATTATTTCTATACATACACCCTCTGCCGCAAGTCAGATCTGGAATTAAACACTTGATTCATGGTAATCTTCAACTTATCCTATACAGACCATAGAGTTTTTCCCATAGAGTTGACAAGACTGCGGATGGTTTATCCCGGATCTTAGCCGGTGGATCGAGGCTCCAAAGAATGACAGCGCAtgcgttttcttttctaaGTTCTTAACATAGACCTACTCCTTTGCCCCTGCTAGCACCAAATCAGTGCGCCCCCTTGTTACGTTGCGAAATTGCTGAAGCAAGCTACGCATTTCTCCCACTGCCGAGACCAGAGCCCTCCTCGTCCCTCCCTTCCACGCACACCGACACCTCTAGGTATCTGTTTCCGCCTCGATATCTCTTTGCACCCAAAGCATACTTTGGATTTGCCACTTCGGGTTCTCCCTGTGAGTAGGTGTTATCTTCACCCTATGAGGGGACAGTTGTGTGACGGCCATTCCAGGGTTCTCTTTTTGTTGTGTTTTGCTTTTTGCCACTTCAGTCAGTCGCAATATGCCAATGCCGCCGGCTCTGTTAGCGACGTgcaacatcttcctcgaACCTAGGCTAGCTGTCCAGCGGGTAAAAGGGGCCGCAGTCAAACGTTTGGGCCCAGTCGATTTCCGGGCAAAACAGTGCCGGGTCCGCCCAGTTGGAGCAGAGCTCCATCTCAGAATCGAGCTTGGAGGGGTACTCGTGCGTGAAGAAGTTGGTGCTAAACTCGACGGTGTTGAAGTACGTGTCTGTGAGCGTAGATAGCGAGTCGACGGGCAGCACTGGACTAAGACCGAGACGAGAGCTGGTGAGGCTGTTGTCGCTACCGTTCTTGTTGCCTGCCGAGactttcttcttgttgatgCGGATCCTCCCAAAGTAAGGGATGGCTACGGCGTAGTCCTCGTCGGCAACGTACGCGCCGTGACGTGCCGCATCGATCAGATCGAGGATTCGGACGGCCTGTGCGGCGACGGCACAGTCCATGATGGCGACGGTACGCCGCAGGCAGAGAGACACATCTCGTACGAGCGTCCAGTCCTGCTCTTTGGCGAGTGTTGTAGCCCTCGCAGGGGATATCAAGTGCCCTACGATGAGGACCATCGCCCCGCTAAAGCCCTGAAAATCCATTAGCTCGCATAGGGCCGCGCCGGTGCCGGGCCACGTCCTAAATTCGGTGTATGCCGTCGCCGCGCCGCGGGCGGCCTCCATGGCGCGATCCCAGCTGTGCAGGAACTTGGTTTCGCCCGCCGACTTGAGCATGTACGGGATGTGCACGAGCTTGAGCATcgtgaagaagatgagcttGCTGGCTTGCTGGTTCCAGCAGTCGGAGAGCGACATGTCCGGCGCTAGAGGCAGCCAGTGCTCGTCTGGGAAGAGGCGGTATGCCTCTTCCATGTCctggtcgatctcgacgGTCGTCGCATAGCTAGCTGCAGCGTCGGGCGCCTGGTCGCGGTCGATGGCCTTCCCGCAGCTACGTGCCAGCGACCACATGATGCGGCTCATCAACGGGGCGGAAGACGAGTTAGACGAGGTTCCCGGGTGGTTTGCTGAGACGGACGTCGGCAGCCCAAgcatcaaggccatgaaGCGCTCCGTCTGCCATGCCGTGGACCACGCATGCGCCGCGCGTATGTCCAGCGCGTCCACCTTGCGGGGGAGGCCTAAGCTCACGGCCGTGGTGATGGCTTGTCGACACCAGTACCACGCGGTTTGTGACCGCCCAATATTGATGGACAGCTTGTACAGCATGAGCATGCTCTCGATGCCATCGATAGTCCCGCCGCGCTCCctgtccagctccagcagcgacttTGCTATTCTTATGTATGCGTCGACCAGGTCGTACTGCGGGTATGCAAGGCTCACAATGGACAAGATGCTTCTAGACGTCTGCTGCACGCAAAGCGCTATCCACAGAGCCGATCTTGCTATTAGTCCTGGCTCTACGGAGCCGGCGATCACTGTGAAGATGAGCTGTCGTGCCAGCTGTCTCATTCCGGGCCCCAGGATGTCGGTTGCACCGGGCTCTCCATAGTAGTATGGCGGCCATATGGGCCAGTACTTCTCTGTGTCTTCTAGTATGGTGTCAAGGTCGTGCGTCGACGGAAGTAGCGAGGCGAGACGATCTCGGTGTTGACGCACCTCAGATCCAGCTGAGACGGGcaacggcggtggtgccgtAGATACGGGCGCACTCTCTGTATCCAGTAGAGAGGCGCCCTTGAATAGGAGCATCAATGGCGAGTCTTCGACGGCCGGCTCCGTTGACGACAGCTCGACTCCGCCACGTTTTGTTGCTGGCACTGGCCACCCGCCCACGGTAGATGGCGTCGTCGCCGGTGAGTGCGCCAGTGTCGTGGTGGAAGACAGGTTGCCTCCAGCATCTCGTTCACGCACGACAGACGCATCGTCTCCAGCAAAGTCGGAGCGGGGCGACAGCGTCGCATTCGGAGGAAGCTTGCGGAAAATGGCCTCGAGGTCCCGCAAGCGCCGCTTCAGAGTGTCAACCTCGTCGCTGAGCGCTTCGTGGTCTCCAGCCTGCTGAGCGACGCAGTCGGCCTCATGAGCCAGACATGCCTCGCAGGCGCTTTGGTCCGGCCGGAAGATGCAGCGGacttttcttcggcggcacTCTGCGCAGCTTTTGGTGCCGAGCCTCATGCGCTTTGAGGGCGTCATAGTGTTTGTTTAGACAAGGGAAGGAGCGGTTTGTTCGAAATCGCTGGAGTTCCGGGCGATTCGGCCGAATTCGGACGAAAGCTGAGGGGGCTGCATCGCCATCAGCAATGTCAgccatcgccatccaagGCATCATCACCAATTATTCTAAtgatgaaagaaagaaaatcatgtTAAGTAGATTCCTAGAACTGCACTAAATAGCTATTTAACTCACGTATGATGTGCTCTATATTTTCAGCGATATCTTATTCTTACGGCATTTGACTACAATGTCCATTGTCACGGAACCAAATGGCTCGCTTTCTATTTCCTTCAGTCCTCACGGGCTTTCCGCACCGCGTAGTTGCTTGAGGAACTGGGTGTTGACCAAGGCAGAGTTAACGCGCTCGAAAACACGCGCTGGGGACGTGCACGGGTGACTTCCTCCATGAATGATCCACGCTAGGCAGTTCTCCGAATGCCGGCTTCTGGTTTGACGGCAGAGAATGCGCGGGAGTGTACACGACAGTCACTATTCCAACAGCCCCACCTCAGGCCTCGTGTGATGGAGGGTCGCCAGGGTATGGAGGGAATCTTTCTCTTTGGTTGGACGCCAGGGCGCGTAGCGTGGGAGCCTGCATGAGAAAGAGCCTCACTCGGGCTGAGATGAGAGAATACGAATCATGGAAACGTGGGCGAATAGGAGCGCGGAGGAATCAAGTGGCCTGGCTTTCTTAAGAGACCATCAAGTACAAATCTATGTGGCCAAGTCCAAGACTCCTATGACAACCCGTTCGACAAGCGATTTCATCTATACTCCATACACTTTGTGCATAACAGAAAAAATGGCCCAAGATACACAGCCCAAGGTTTGTCTGGATGTGGCAGTCGACCACCGGATCATACGCCTTTTCAAGCCTGTTCCTAATGGCCTGACAGAGCGTTCCGCTCATGTCTCCTGTATCAGGGCACGAGGGTTATCACTAAAGCGACCGCCCAGCGAGATTGCAGTTACTGCGCAGCTGGCAGGCCCAGCGTTGAAGGGCGGCATAGCTATTGCCCTGCAGCAGCCCCGGGACAATCACCCATTCGAGGATGGTCTCGATGCCGTGATTGAGGATTGCGAAACTCTTTGGGCTCTTGAAGACATATTCGATGTTGTCTCCTGTGGGTCTCTCGATATTCGGACCGACATCGCCGTCGTCGACCTGTTGCCCTACGTGTCTGAAGACATAGAAAACATTGACGAGACGACATTGAAGGAGTCATTCCGTGCGTCGACGCAAATTATTTGTGATAAAAAGCCCTATGTCTTACTCTGCGCGGGTAGGGCATGGCAGCTGCCGAAATTCGATAGCCGGAAGGGGCCTGCCTTCTTGTTTGAAAGCATCGGTGTTGGAAAAAAGTTTGGTAACACTTCCAGCTTGCCCTTCGAAGTGGAGATCTATCGTGGGAAGAGGGGATCTGTCGGCATCCGTACGGTAAATGGCTTCCACCCGAGCTATACGATGAATCGCCACCCGCATGTCAGTCTTTTGAGGCAGCTTCAGGTCTTGATAGGCGCTGAAACTTGTGGGATATTGAGagaagactgggaagaagaagagtggaTGGGTGAATTGAGGCGCCGTTGCCAGGATATCTCCAGAGAACTCTCTGGTAAGGAAAAGCTTGTATTCCGAAGAGTTCTTTATATTTGTCGCAACTCCCAAACTAACTTTATTCTCAACAAGGGTCACCGTCCCAATCTCCTCAATCACAGAGCCCAGGCCAAAGCTCAAGCAGTTGCGACTATCCTAAGTTTTTGCCAGACTACCAAGAGCTCTACTCTGCTACACTGGATGACCTACGCGAATGTATCAACCCTCTCATTGCGGATCCAGCACTGGCCAAGAAATCATCCGTAGAGCTCTACGAAGACCTGCTCAACAGCGATCTGAGCGAGATGTGTAACGATGCGACCCTCATCTTGCGCCAAATGCTTCGTCTCCAGGACGAAGGCTGGCCCGAATCTGTAGCCTGGAAGAATGACGCCGCCCTAAAGGAAGCTGCAAGTGATACGATTGGGTTCATCGAGCATCTGCGCAAAGCATCTAAGCCTGGCAAAGACACACAGTTTGCGGAGATCGTCCGGCAAGGAGCAAGCTGTCTCCGCGACAGCGTAACGGTTGGGAGTGGCAGGCGATATGAGAAAAAGCTGGACTTGGAAACAGCTGGCGACGCATTTCTCAACATCGCTATGAAGATCGAGACGCTGCTCATGGATCTTCTACtagaaaaagagaaggcACTCCATGCTTTGGGGCAGGAAGACATATTGTCGAGTGAGATGGCAAGCATGACCTTGGCACCGGCGGTCAAGTGAGTTGCGCTGCCTTTGTCTCGCGTGAGCCGTGTCAGATACAGCTTCATGTTAGGGATTAGATCTCGTTCATACATAGAGTGGGTGGGTTAGTTAGGGCTACCCATAATAGTATGACGCTTCCCCCGCATCCCCTATGCTCCTCTGctcattttcattttctgCTACAAGGATAGGTACGATCCCATATGTTTTGCTATAGgatcaaaaaaaaaagtcctACGATCCTCCAGGATATATCAATGATTTGAATTGCGTGAAAATACTCCGTGAGTGATGGTAATTTACTAAGCGGAGTCGTCTCGGTCGGCGATGACACCTGGTGACGTCGACGGGGCGAGCTGCTAGAACTTAATAGTAGGTGCGGGGGGATGGTTCGATTTTCGGGTCGAGGAGCTAGGCGAGGCTTTCATTGCTCGGCCTAGCTTTTGGAATTGGGGGGGTTGGGGGGTGGCTTAAGTATTTGGGTAGAGAACAGTGCGAGTTGCCCTCGATAGCTCCATCTATACTCAGAGTTGGTGTGATGATATGGAAGGAATGCGGAGTAAATGAACATAGCTACAGCCTAGTACCCAGGCTCTCTGTCGTTCTCTCTAAGCTCATACTGTTGCGAACATGAAAGCAGGAAACCacaggaaagaagaaaagcccgACCGAGCCACATGCAACCCCAGCGAAGACGTCATCGCCCGCACGCGGGAATAAAAGCAGGGATCCATCCGACCTGCTGCCTCGCCTCAGCTCTGCAATCCTCTCACATCGCCCATACCGATCTTCTCTGACTCTGCGAGACAGACACTTTTGAATCCACAATCGATTGACCGCTCCTCACTCAATCACACACCATGTCGAAAAACCGAACGGGTCTCTACATGGGTCTTGCGGTGGCGGGCGCAGGCGGGTACTATCTGTACCGCTCCGGAGGAAATGTCGAGGGTgcgaagaaggaaatgaagagTAAGTTTTCGTCTTCTTTACCCTTTCCCCCCTACTCCCAAGGAAGTTGATTGCTACATACATACGACTGTGTAGACTGGAGCATGCCTATACTAACGCTACCCAGTCGACGTGAACAAAGCGCGCGACAAGGTCcccagcagcgacagcgtCGAGAAAACAGGCAAGGATATCGGCAAGTCGACCGGTGCTGCTGTGGATGATGCTGTACGTTCCCCCATCccattctctccttcctggCATAGGACAGCAGATGGGAGCGGAACTACTAGAGCAAGATACTGACCGGCCTAGATCAACAAAACTCGCACCACGCTGGACGAACGCATCCCCGAGAAGACGCAGGAGGGCATCAACAAGGCTGAAGAGCTCCGCAGGGATGCGCGCCAGAAGTTCCATGATGGCGTGGACAAGATGGATCGCACGGTGGAGCAGAAGGCAGCGGAAACGAAGGGGACGGTGTCCGGATGGTTTAGCTCGGGAAATAAATAGATTATTGTCATCATGTCCTGAGTGTGTTTAGTTAGGTCTCGACTCGATCGAATCCATTTGTCTGGTATGGAGTGAGCGGTGTTTAATTGGTGTGCTTGAGGTCGAGTAGGACATTCCGATGCTCGGGGGGGTCACCATAGTGACCAGAATGCTGAGGATTGTTCGGTATATACGGGGGAGAACATCTTTTAATTATTTCTCTCCGACTCAGTGTGCCATTTATTCTGTTCTCTTGTCATGATTGAAAATAAACCACTTAGTCACTAATCATTGTTGGACCGCTTTAACCCATTCGGGCGCACGCGACACGACACGACGGACGCGCCTCTTCTCCTGGTCGCGTCTCACtcttctcatccttcttTCCCCGTCTACTTTTCACCCACATCATATTCCCGGTATCTCTTACCCTGTGTGATTATCTTCTCCCattcctccttcctcatccttTCTGTTCAATTAAAATAAAAAAAGTGCAGTCGCGATGCCGCGCACCGCCAGACAGAGCTgcctcgcccagcagcagcccgcCATCCAGGCCTTCACCAGAGCCACCAAAGCCGGCGTGTCGCAGCTGCCAACCACGAAAAAGCCCGCCTCCTTCGTCTCCCCGTCCGTCTCGCCTTCCAAAAAACGGAAACTCCAGGAATTGGAGAACGTGGAAAGCGCCAGCCCGCAACAGATTGCCGAGGAAAATCTGACGCCCTCCAAAACCCTCAAGCTTAATCAATTGTCCGTCTCCTCCCCACGCAGTGGACATTATGCGTCACCGAAACGAACCCCGAGTCGACGCGCTCGCACATCCAATGCCAATGTCCAAGAAACCACCCCGTCGAAACAACGGACCCTGAACTTCGAGAAAATCAAGGAGGAGCCCGTCATTATCCCGCGACCGGCGTGTTTTACCGAGATTCTGGATCTACACTCGTGCTTTGTCCAGGCTCTGTCGCTCCACGCAGCCCACAATGGCCCCAAGAACCCAGCGGATCTCAGACAGTTTCTTCCCAGTGTCACTCGCATCTGGAGGAAGCGCAAGGTGCAGCAGAAGGATCTGCAGCGGCTGGTCTGGATCTGGGACCAGAGCACCAAATCAAGTCACGTCTCGTACCGCCTGGCAAACTACGGCCTGGGCAAGATCTGTCTCGAGCGGGAGGTGCAGGCGGAGGAACAGCCCTCCGCGCTGCAGGAGTCGTTCGAGCAGACCCTGGATCTACTCTGGGAGAAGGCACAGGAGGCATTCGATGGGGCCACTGACGAAGACCGGGCGTCGCTATTCATTGAGACGCTGTCTCTGTCCCCCGTGCACGAGTCGCTCATCCCATTTGCCTCCTTCCACAAGGGCCAGCAGCGGTTGCAGGACCTGAAGGGTGGCATCATTCGCATGAAGACCGAGAAACTGCGCGCCGAGTCCGAGCAGTCCCCATCCAAGACACTGGCCGCCACGACAAACCGCCGACAAGGCCTCCTGGATCGCATCAAGAACAAACAGCTACACCAGTCGACGCTGCCCCCGCCCCCCACCAAACGCGAGGTCATCCGCCGCGCCGCAGCCGACcgcgtcgaggaggtcgccGGCATCTTGGCCCTGCTGCGTCCGGCGGGTTACGTGGGCACGGGGATCAAAGCCATGCTGGCAACGCAGCGAAAGCCGTTCACGCTTGAGATGATCGTGCAGCATGTGCGGGACTCGATCCGCAGCCCGATTGCctcggaggaggtggtgatgTGTATTGAGatcctggccgaggccggTGTGGCGGGTCAGTGGATTAGCATCGTGCCCATCAACGAGATGCGctcggtggtgttgaagTCGTGCAGTGATGTCTCTGCTAAGGATATCGGGGTGAAGGTAGCCAAGCTCAAGGCCGAGTGGGATGCGCCGTGTGGGCAGAGTGCTCTGCTCGCACCTGTTTGAtatgtttcttctttttttgcaTTGTCCGTCTTGCATCAGCGTTGT
Encoded proteins:
- a CDS encoding uncharacterized protein (ID:PFLUO_004474-T1.cds;~source:funannotate), with amino-acid sequence MPRTARQSCLAQQQPAIQAFTRATKAGVSQLPTTKKPASFVSPSVSPSKKRKLQELENVESASPQQIAEENLTPSKTLKLNQLSVSSPRSGHYASPKRTPSRRARTSNANVQETTPSKQRTLNFEKIKEEPVIIPRPACFTEILDLHSCFVQALSLHAAHNGPKNPADLRQFLPSVTRIWRKRKVQQKDLQRLVWIWDQSTKSSHVSYRLANYGLGKICLEREVQAEEQPSALQESFEQTLDLLWEKAQEAFDGATDEDRASLFIETLSLSPVHESLIPFASFHKGQQRLQDLKGGIIRMKTEKLRAESEQSPSKTLAATTNRRQGLLDRIKNKQLHQSTLPPPPTKREVIRRAAADRVEEVAGILALLRPAGYVGTGIKAMLATQRKPFTLEMIVQHVRDSIRSPIASEEVVMCIEILAEAGVAGQWISIVPINEMRSVVLKSCSDVSAKDIGVKVAKLKAEWDAPCGQSALLAPV
- a CDS encoding uncharacterized protein (ID:PFLUO_004468-T1.cds;~source:funannotate), which translates into the protein MGSPPDDKVAFDADHEASPESSKPICTDVFRISRAEPWAINTGNWCLFSTEPKLCFQINQGSSWKEGTMFPIYNIWSPAYFGISLPQPNSKSYKLSCNDLIVTSYEDDTASLKARDTGSIPFETENVVGGIDVDYPGFLSCKCCIRYRGWITLANSERWRFDEINQSYYQFQRVQERMHDRDFPKVCRKTLLWECFSDWKSRYGEAPADVPFTMDQDTRLCRINPDCHRKRHWDSSELVAPVIAIMNRQGLVFVNGLKEANDIETANLRELVLLTGLLTGLTIAKFERPALEK
- a CDS encoding uncharacterized protein (ID:PFLUO_004470-T1.cds;~source:funannotate), which encodes MSLNTELAAMRDKFYTNAPQSITDPIKESLESLKAAYNPGTAIQVGAALPDFTLTDALGRAVSSKSLLANGPILITFYRGEWCPFCNMQLASFQKHLAEFEAKGVSLVAVTPELPNETLSTTEKQGLKFTVLSDVGNQYARKLGIVWKMPETLRPVFKTLRHDLVKTNGDDSFELPIPASLLVDGKGVVRKTFVDPDYTKRLEPETALGWIDTL
- a CDS encoding uncharacterized protein (ID:PFLUO_004472-T1.cds;~source:funannotate), with protein sequence MAQDTQPKVCLDVAVDHRIIRLFKPVPNGLTERSAHVSCIRARGLSLKRPPSEIAVTAQLAGPALKGGIAIALQQPRDNHPFEDGLDAVIEDCETLWALEDIFDVVSCGSLDIRTDIAVVDLLPYVSEDIENIDETTLKESFRASTQIICDKKPYVLLCAGRAWQLPKFDSRKGPAFLFESIGVGKKFGNTSSLPFEVEIYRGKRGSVGIRTVNGFHPSYTMNRHPHVSLLRQLQVLIGAETCGILREDWEEEEWMGELRRRCQDISRELSGSPSQSPQSQSPGQSSSSCDYPKFLPDYQELYSATLDDLRECINPLIADPALAKKSSVELYEDLLNSDLSEMCNDATLILRQMLRLQDEGWPESVAWKNDAALKEAASDTIGFIEHLRKASKPGKDTQFAEIVRQGASCLRDSVTVGSGRRYEKKLDLETAGDAFLNIAMKIETLLMDLLLEKEKALHALGQEDILSSEMASMTLAPAVK
- a CDS encoding uncharacterized protein (ID:PFLUO_004473-T1.cds;~source:funannotate), which gives rise to MSKNRTGLYMGLAVAGAGGYYLYRSGGNVEGAKKEMKIDVNKARDKVPSSDSVEKTGKDIGKSTGAAVDDAINKTRTTLDERIPEKTQEGINKAEELRRDARQKFHDGVDKMDRTVEQKAAETKGTVSGWFSSGNK
- a CDS encoding uncharacterized protein (ID:PFLUO_004471-T1.cds;~source:funannotate) is translated as MTPSKRMRLGTKSCAECRRRKVRCIFRPDQSACEACLAHEADCVAQQAGDHEALSDEVDTLKRRLRDLEAIFRKLPPNATLSPRSDFAGDDASVVRERDAGGNLSSTTTLAHSPATTPSTVGGWPVPATKRGGVELSSTEPAVEDSPLMLLFKGASLLDTESAPVSTAPPPLPVSAGSEVRQHRDRLASLLPSTHDLDTILEDTEKYWPIWPPYYYGEPGATDILGPGMRQLARQLIFTVIAGSVEPGLIARSALWIALCVQQTSRSILSIVSLAYPQYDLVDAYIRIAKSLLELDRERGGTIDGIESMLMLYKLSINIGRSQTAWYWCRQAITTAVSLGLPRKVDALDIRAAHAWSTAWQTERFMALMLGLPTSVSANHPGTSSNSSSAPLMSRIMWSLARSCGKAIDRDQAPDAAASYATTVEIDQDMEEAYRLFPDEHWLPLAPDMSLSDCWNQQASKLIFFTMLKLVHIPYMLKSAGETKFLHSWDRAMEAARGAATAYTEFRTWPGTGAALCELMDFQGFSGAMVLIVGHLISPARATTLAKEQDWTLVRDVSLCLRRTVAIMDCAVAAQAVRILDLIDAARHGAYVADEDYAVAIPYFGRIRINKKKVSAGNKNGSDNSLTSSRLGLSPVLPVDSLSTLTDTYFNTVEFSTNFFTHEYPSKLDSEMELCSNWADPALFCPEIDWAQTFDCGPFYPLDS
- a CDS encoding uncharacterized protein (ID:PFLUO_004469-T1.cds;~source:funannotate), producing the protein MSDPLSRYDAYFKENKFLFVVFYRGHWCPFCISYLKTLQSISLPISVAGGKVLAITAEPEQHLPEMVKASGYTGEVIADPRNKIAAELKQRGNLDVAISSKSGYEHGMAQPAVLVMKNDGTVLFDWAIVPGLMNLGGAKDRPDLNQVWDNVQARLNGQPPVHERYTLQSFMKVMSQKIFG